The following coding sequences lie in one Takifugu rubripes chromosome 8, fTakRub1.2, whole genome shotgun sequence genomic window:
- the ctdnep1a gene encoding CTD nuclear envelope phosphatase 1A: MLKTRQCLLGIRTFLGVTSRIWGFIMYILRKHLRTIIQYQTVRYDTLPLSSISRNRLNGVKRKILVLDLDETLIHSHHDGVLRPTVRPGTPPDFILKVVIDKHPVRFFVHKRPHVDFFLEVVSQWYELVVFTASMEIYGSAVADKLDNNRNILKRRYYRQHCTLDLGSYIKDLSVVHNDMSSIVILDNSPGAYRSHPDNAIPIKSWFSDPSDTALLNLLPMLDALRFTADVRSVLSRNLHQHRLW, encoded by the exons ATGCTGAAGACCCGACAGTGTTTGCTGGGGATCCGCACGTTTCTCGGCGTAACGTCGAGAATATGGGGCTTCATTATGTACATCCTCAGAAAGCACCTCCGAACG ATAATCCAGTATCAGACGGTGCGCTACGACACGCTGCCCCTGTCCTCCATCTCCAGAAACAGACTGA ATGGAGTAAAGAGGAAGATTCTGGTTTTAGACCTGGACGAGACGTTGATCCACTCTCACCACGACGGGGTCTTAAGACCCACAGTGAGACCGGGCACGCCGCCAGACTTCATCCTCAAa GTCGTCATCGACAAGCATCCAGTAAGATTCTTTGTCCATAAAAGGCCGCACGTGGACTTCTTTCTAGAAGTG gtGAGCCAGTGGTACGAGCTGGTGGTGTTCACAGCCAGTATGGAGATCTACGGCTCGGCGGTGGCGGACAAGCTGGACAACAACAGGAACATCCTAAAACGTAGATACTACAGACAG CACTGTACGTTGGATCTAGGTAGTTATATAAAAGACCTGTCTGTAGTACACAACGACATGTCCAGCATCGTCATTCTGGACAACTCGCCTGGAGCTTATCGCAGCCATCCAG ACAATGCAATACCCATCAAGTCCTGGTTCAGCGACCCCAGTGACACAGCACTTCTTAACTTGCTGCCTATGCTGGATGCACTGAG GTTTACTGCCGACGTGCGCTCCGTCCTTAGTCGAAACCTCCACCAGCACCGGCTCTGGTGA
- the gps2 gene encoding G protein pathway suppressor 2 isoform X2, with the protein MPALLERPKLSNAMARALHKHIMRERERKRQEEEEVDKMMEQKMKEEEERKRTKEIEERMSLEETKEQVMKMGEKLQGLQEEKHQLFLQLKKVLHEEEKRRRKEQSDITTLTSASYASSLPMHSGQHLLSIQGSPVSHSRPGALLGERSKQLFPAAVIPARHYQTPGFSSASADHGQFSGGQAVHESYGVAQAQHPSTYAPGPSVPVSFASSSQIRGASAFQAMQYLPHQQPGYPVHGHFTSQPGFIPGAGIPLQKQLEHANQQSGFTDAGALRPMPPPAIHPSASGLLPTPSMAVQIPTAKVTRRNTAQSFFVFRRRVETSSLTVVFSLSQSPFQSSPQGAPRHSFLAHSQTSQRFYPHSK; encoded by the exons ATGCCCGCCCTGTTGGAGAGACCTAAGCTGTCCAACGCGATGGCCAGAGCCCTTCACAAGCACATCATGAGGGAGCGGGAGCGCAAGAGACAAG aagaggaagaagtggaCAAAATGATGGAGCAGAagatgaaagaggaggaagaaagaaagaggacaaaagAAATCGAGGAGAGAATGTCTCTAGAGGAAACCAAAGAACAG GTGATGAAAATGGGTGAAAAACTCcaggggctgcaggaggagaagcatcAGCTGTTTTTACAGCTTAAGAAAGTGCTTCACGAAGAAGAGAAGCGGCGCAGAAAGGAGCAGAG CGATATTACGACGCTGACATCGGCGAGTTACGCTTCCAGCCTGCCCATGCATTCTGGCCAGCACCTGCTCAGCATTCAAG gcaGCCCAGTGAGCCACAGCCGCCCCGGTGCTCTGCTTGGAGAACGTAGCAAACAGCTGTTCCCAGCTGCAGTAATTCCC GCGCGTCACTACCAGACGCCTGGGTTCAGTTCAGCGTCAGCAGATCACGGACAGTTCAGCGGAGGCCAGGCGGTCCATGAGTCCTATGGTGTAGCTCAGGCTCAGCACCCCTCCACCTATGCTCCTGGACCCTCTGTGCCTGTTAGCTTTGCAAGCAGCTCTCAGATCAGAG GTGCATCTGCATTTCAGGCCATGCAGTACCTCCCCCATCAGCAGCCAGGCTACCCCGTGCACGGTCACTTCACATCCCAGCCGG GATTCATTCCTGGAGCAGGGATTCCcctccagaagcagctggaaCATGCCAACCAGCAGTCAGGCTTCACTGATGCA GGTGCGTTAAGGCCGATGCCCCCTCCTGCTATCCATCCCTCTGCTTCTGGCCTGCTGCCCACCCCTTCCATGGCGGTCCAGATACCGACTGCAAAGGTGACTCGCCGAAACACAGCTCAGAGTTTTTTCGTTTTCAGGAGAAGGGTTGAAACCTCGAGCTTAACGGtggtgttttccctctcccagTCCCCGTTCCAGAGCTCTCCCCAGGGCGCTCCACGTCACAGCTTCCTCGCCCACAGCCAGACCAGTCAGAGGTTCTATCCCCACAGCAAGTAA
- the gps2 gene encoding G protein pathway suppressor 2 isoform X1, translating into MSAPEAHCSTKKTSRLAPPLPVTMPALLERPKLSNAMARALHKHIMRERERKRQEEEEVDKMMEQKMKEEEERKRTKEIEERMSLEETKEQVMKMGEKLQGLQEEKHQLFLQLKKVLHEEEKRRRKEQSDITTLTSASYASSLPMHSGQHLLSIQGSPVSHSRPGALLGERSKQLFPAAVIPARHYQTPGFSSASADHGQFSGGQAVHESYGVAQAQHPSTYAPGPSVPVSFASSSQIRGASAFQAMQYLPHQQPGYPVHGHFTSQPGFIPGAGIPLQKQLEHANQQSGFTDAGALRPMPPPAIHPSASGLLPTPSMAVQIPTAKVTRRNTAQSFFVFRRRVETSSLTVVFSLSQSPFQSSPQGAPRHSFLAHSQTSQRFYPHSK; encoded by the exons ATGTCAGCACCGGAAGCTCACTGTTCCACCAAAAAGACGTCTCGG CTGGCCCCTCCGCTGCCTGTCACCATGCCCGCCCTGTTGGAGAGACCTAAGCTGTCCAACGCGATGGCCAGAGCCCTTCACAAGCACATCATGAGGGAGCGGGAGCGCAAGAGACAAG aagaggaagaagtggaCAAAATGATGGAGCAGAagatgaaagaggaggaagaaagaaagaggacaaaagAAATCGAGGAGAGAATGTCTCTAGAGGAAACCAAAGAACAG GTGATGAAAATGGGTGAAAAACTCcaggggctgcaggaggagaagcatcAGCTGTTTTTACAGCTTAAGAAAGTGCTTCACGAAGAAGAGAAGCGGCGCAGAAAGGAGCAGAG CGATATTACGACGCTGACATCGGCGAGTTACGCTTCCAGCCTGCCCATGCATTCTGGCCAGCACCTGCTCAGCATTCAAG gcaGCCCAGTGAGCCACAGCCGCCCCGGTGCTCTGCTTGGAGAACGTAGCAAACAGCTGTTCCCAGCTGCAGTAATTCCC GCGCGTCACTACCAGACGCCTGGGTTCAGTTCAGCGTCAGCAGATCACGGACAGTTCAGCGGAGGCCAGGCGGTCCATGAGTCCTATGGTGTAGCTCAGGCTCAGCACCCCTCCACCTATGCTCCTGGACCCTCTGTGCCTGTTAGCTTTGCAAGCAGCTCTCAGATCAGAG GTGCATCTGCATTTCAGGCCATGCAGTACCTCCCCCATCAGCAGCCAGGCTACCCCGTGCACGGTCACTTCACATCCCAGCCGG GATTCATTCCTGGAGCAGGGATTCCcctccagaagcagctggaaCATGCCAACCAGCAGTCAGGCTTCACTGATGCA GGTGCGTTAAGGCCGATGCCCCCTCCTGCTATCCATCCCTCTGCTTCTGGCCTGCTGCCCACCCCTTCCATGGCGGTCCAGATACCGACTGCAAAGGTGACTCGCCGAAACACAGCTCAGAGTTTTTTCGTTTTCAGGAGAAGGGTTGAAACCTCGAGCTTAACGGtggtgttttccctctcccagTCCCCGTTCCAGAGCTCTCCCCAGGGCGCTCCACGTCACAGCTTCCTCGCCCACAGCCAGACCAGTCAGAGGTTCTATCCCCACAGCAAGTAA
- the gabarapa gene encoding gamma-aminobutyric acid receptor-associated protein, with protein MKFQYKEEHPFEKRRSEGEKIRKKYPDRVPVIVEKAPKARIGDLDKKKYLVPSDLTVGQFYFLIRKRIHLRAEDALFFFVNNVIPPTSATMGLLYQEHHEEDFFLYIAYSDESVYGSSQREI; from the exons ATGAAATTCCAGTACAAAGAAGAGCACCCCTTCGAGAAAAGGCgatcagagggagagaaaataagAAAGAAGTATCCGGACAGGGTCCCA gtAATTGTGGAAAAAGCTCCCAAAGCCAGAATAGGAGATCTTGACAAGAAGAAATACCTTGTCCCCTCTGATCTGACAG TGGGCCAGTTTTACTTCCTCATCCGAAAAAGAATCCACTTACGGGCTGAGGatgctctcttcttctttgtaAACAACGTCATTCCACCCACCTCAGCCACCATGGGACTGTTGTACCAG GAGCATCACGAAGAGGACTTTTTCCTCTACATCGCCTACAGTGATGAGAGCGTTTACGGGAGCAGCCAAAGGGAAATCTGA
- the gps2 gene encoding G protein pathway suppressor 2 isoform X3 — translation MSAPEAHCSTKKTSRLAPPLPVTMPALLERPKLSNAMARALHKHIMRERERKRQEEEEVDKMMEQKMKEEEERKRTKEIEERMSLEETKEQVMKMGEKLQGLQEEKHQLFLQLKKVLHEEEKRRRKEQSDITTLTSASYASSLPMHSGQHLLSIQGSPVSHSRPGALLGERSKQLFPAAVIPARHYQTPGFSSASADHGQFSGGQAVHESYGVAQAQHPSTYAPGPSVPVSFASSSQIRGASAFQAMQYLPHQQPGYPVHGHFTSQPGFIPGAGIPLQKQLEHANQQSGFTDAGALRPMPPPAIHPSASGLLPTPSMAVQIPTAKSPFQSSPQGAPRHSFLAHSQTSQRFYPHSK, via the exons ATGTCAGCACCGGAAGCTCACTGTTCCACCAAAAAGACGTCTCGG CTGGCCCCTCCGCTGCCTGTCACCATGCCCGCCCTGTTGGAGAGACCTAAGCTGTCCAACGCGATGGCCAGAGCCCTTCACAAGCACATCATGAGGGAGCGGGAGCGCAAGAGACAAG aagaggaagaagtggaCAAAATGATGGAGCAGAagatgaaagaggaggaagaaagaaagaggacaaaagAAATCGAGGAGAGAATGTCTCTAGAGGAAACCAAAGAACAG GTGATGAAAATGGGTGAAAAACTCcaggggctgcaggaggagaagcatcAGCTGTTTTTACAGCTTAAGAAAGTGCTTCACGAAGAAGAGAAGCGGCGCAGAAAGGAGCAGAG CGATATTACGACGCTGACATCGGCGAGTTACGCTTCCAGCCTGCCCATGCATTCTGGCCAGCACCTGCTCAGCATTCAAG gcaGCCCAGTGAGCCACAGCCGCCCCGGTGCTCTGCTTGGAGAACGTAGCAAACAGCTGTTCCCAGCTGCAGTAATTCCC GCGCGTCACTACCAGACGCCTGGGTTCAGTTCAGCGTCAGCAGATCACGGACAGTTCAGCGGAGGCCAGGCGGTCCATGAGTCCTATGGTGTAGCTCAGGCTCAGCACCCCTCCACCTATGCTCCTGGACCCTCTGTGCCTGTTAGCTTTGCAAGCAGCTCTCAGATCAGAG GTGCATCTGCATTTCAGGCCATGCAGTACCTCCCCCATCAGCAGCCAGGCTACCCCGTGCACGGTCACTTCACATCCCAGCCGG GATTCATTCCTGGAGCAGGGATTCCcctccagaagcagctggaaCATGCCAACCAGCAGTCAGGCTTCACTGATGCA GGTGCGTTAAGGCCGATGCCCCCTCCTGCTATCCATCCCTCTGCTTCTGGCCTGCTGCCCACCCCTTCCATGGCGGTCCAGATACCGACTGCAAAG TCCCCGTTCCAGAGCTCTCCCCAGGGCGCTCCACGTCACAGCTTCCTCGCCCACAGCCAGACCAGTCAGAGGTTCTATCCCCACAGCAAGTAA